The following proteins come from a genomic window of Dongia rigui:
- the carB gene encoding carbamoyl-phosphate synthase large subunit, producing MPKRTDIKSILIIGAGPIVIGQACEFDYSGAQACKALRQEGYRVILVNSNPATIMTDPDLADATYVEPITPEVVAKIIEKERPDAVLPTMGGQTALNTAMALHKSGKLAELGVELIGANAKAIDMAEDRFLFREAMDRIGLESPRGRQVETMEEALEALDYVGLPAIIRPSFTLGGTGGGIAPTKEDFMRIVEGGLKASPVGQVLVEESVLGWKEYEMEVVRDKADNCIIICSIENIDPMGVHTGDSVTVAPALTLTDKEYQIMRNASIATLREIGVDTGGSNVQFAVNPDNGRLVVIEMNPRVSRSSALASKATGFPIAKIAAKLAVGYTLDELKNDITKVTPASFEPTIDYVVTKMPRFTFEKFAGAEAILSTSMKSVGEAMAIGRSFAESLQKALRSMETGLNGLNEVVLDGDDKPTILAQLAKQTPDRLLVIAQALRQGLTVEEIQGASKFDPWFIRQVEDLVKAEAEVKAKGLPQTKPGLLRLKKMGFSDARLAQLVGKKPAEVTAHRLKLDLHPVYKRIDTCAAEFASDTPYMYSCYEGNGIEPAQTEAKPSERNKVIILGGGPNRIGQGIEFDYCCVHAAYALKEAGVETIMVNCNPETVSTDYDTSDRLYFEPLTAEDVIEIARVEQSKGKLLGCIVQFGGQTPLKLAAALEAANIPILGTSPDAIDLAEDRERFQQLLHKLKLRQPKNGIARSTDEAEKIAGEIGYPVVIRPSYVLGGRAMEIVHEIGQLRRYMRTAVQVSGDNPVLIDSYLEDAIEVDVDALADGTDVYVAGIMEHIEEAGIHSGDSACSLPPHTLPLQVIAELRNQSEALAKGLNVVGLMNVQFAIKGADIYVLEVNPRASRTVPFVAKATGLPIAKIAARVMAGEKLKAFDLNTSLRHHVAVKEAVFPFARFPGVDIILGPEMRSTGEVMGLDSNFARAFLKAQLGAGLNLPKSGTVFISVKDKDKPAIVKATKRLLDMGFDVCATPGTAAYLRNQNLNVRAINKVHQGSPHIVEAMQRGEIKLVFNTVAGNKAVGDSFSLRRAALMGQIPYYTTLSGAVAAVDAVGALAAGELAVAPLQSYFKS from the coding sequence ATGCCCAAACGCACTGACATTAAATCGATCCTGATCATCGGCGCGGGGCCGATTGTTATTGGGCAGGCTTGCGAGTTCGATTATTCGGGGGCGCAGGCGTGCAAGGCGCTGCGGCAGGAGGGGTACCGGGTCATCCTCGTGAACTCGAACCCCGCCACCATCATGACCGATCCGGATCTGGCGGACGCGACCTATGTCGAGCCGATCACGCCGGAAGTGGTGGCGAAGATCATCGAGAAGGAACGCCCTGACGCCGTGCTGCCCACCATGGGCGGGCAGACGGCACTCAATACGGCGATGGCGCTGCATAAGTCCGGGAAGCTTGCCGAACTCGGCGTCGAATTGATCGGCGCCAATGCCAAGGCCATCGACATGGCCGAGGACCGGTTCCTATTCCGCGAGGCGATGGACCGTATCGGCCTGGAAAGCCCGCGCGGGCGCCAGGTCGAGACGATGGAAGAAGCGCTTGAGGCGCTCGACTATGTCGGCCTTCCCGCCATCATCCGCCCCAGTTTCACATTGGGCGGCACCGGCGGCGGCATCGCGCCCACCAAGGAAGACTTCATGCGCATCGTCGAGGGCGGCCTCAAGGCCTCGCCCGTCGGCCAGGTGCTGGTCGAGGAATCCGTCCTTGGTTGGAAGGAATATGAAATGGAAGTCGTCCGCGACAAGGCGGACAATTGCATCATCATCTGTTCGATCGAGAACATCGACCCGATGGGCGTGCATACCGGCGATTCCGTCACCGTCGCGCCGGCGCTGACGCTGACCGACAAAGAATACCAGATCATGCGCAACGCCTCGATCGCGACACTGCGCGAGATCGGCGTCGATACCGGTGGATCGAACGTGCAGTTCGCCGTCAATCCCGATAACGGCCGCCTGGTCGTCATTGAAATGAACCCCCGCGTCTCTCGCTCATCCGCCCTGGCGTCGAAGGCGACCGGCTTTCCGATCGCCAAGATCGCGGCGAAGCTCGCCGTCGGCTATACGCTGGATGAGTTGAAGAACGACATCACCAAGGTGACACCGGCCTCGTTCGAGCCGACCATCGATTATGTCGTCACCAAGATGCCGCGCTTCACCTTCGAGAAATTCGCCGGCGCCGAAGCGATCCTGTCCACCTCGATGAAGTCGGTGGGCGAAGCGATGGCGATCGGCCGGTCTTTTGCAGAGTCGCTGCAGAAGGCGCTGCGTTCGATGGAAACGGGCCTCAACGGCCTTAATGAAGTGGTGCTCGACGGCGACGACAAGCCGACGATCCTGGCGCAGCTTGCCAAGCAGACGCCGGACCGGTTGCTGGTGATCGCCCAGGCCTTGCGCCAGGGCCTCACCGTCGAGGAAATCCAGGGCGCCTCGAAATTCGATCCCTGGTTCATCCGCCAGGTCGAAGATCTGGTGAAGGCCGAGGCGGAGGTGAAGGCCAAGGGCCTGCCGCAAACCAAGCCGGGCCTGTTGCGATTGAAGAAGATGGGTTTCTCCGATGCGCGTCTCGCGCAGCTCGTCGGCAAGAAGCCGGCGGAGGTGACGGCACACCGCCTGAAGCTCGATCTGCATCCGGTCTATAAGCGCATCGACACCTGCGCCGCCGAATTCGCCTCCGACACGCCCTATATGTATTCCTGCTATGAGGGCAACGGCATCGAGCCGGCGCAGACGGAAGCCAAGCCCAGCGAGCGCAACAAGGTCATCATCTTAGGCGGCGGCCCGAACCGCATCGGACAAGGGATCGAGTTCGACTATTGCTGCGTCCACGCCGCTTACGCGCTGAAGGAAGCGGGCGTCGAGACCATCATGGTCAATTGCAACCCGGAGACTGTGTCGACCGATTACGATACCTCCGACCGCCTCTATTTCGAGCCGCTCACTGCCGAGGACGTGATCGAAATTGCGCGGGTCGAACAGAGCAAGGGCAAGCTGCTGGGCTGCATCGTGCAGTTCGGCGGACAGACGCCGCTGAAACTCGCGGCTGCCCTTGAGGCCGCGAACATTCCGATCCTCGGCACGTCGCCCGACGCGATCGATTTGGCCGAGGACCGCGAGCGCTTTCAGCAACTGCTGCACAAGCTGAAGCTGCGCCAGCCCAAGAACGGCATCGCCCGCTCGACGGATGAAGCCGAGAAGATCGCCGGCGAGATCGGTTATCCCGTGGTCATCCGCCCATCCTATGTGCTGGGCGGCCGCGCCATGGAGATCGTGCATGAGATCGGCCAGCTGCGCCGCTATATGCGCACGGCCGTCCAGGTTTCCGGCGACAATCCGGTCCTCATCGACTCCTATCTGGAAGATGCGATCGAGGTCGATGTGGATGCGCTGGCCGACGGGACCGACGTCTATGTCGCCGGCATCATGGAGCATATCGAGGAAGCGGGTATTCATTCGGGCGATTCCGCCTGCTCGCTGCCGCCGCATACCCTGCCGCTGCAGGTGATCGCGGAATTGCGCAACCAGTCCGAAGCGTTGGCCAAGGGCCTCAATGTCGTCGGCCTGATGAACGTGCAGTTCGCGATCAAGGGTGCCGACATCTATGTGCTGGAAGTCAACCCGCGCGCCAGCCGGACGGTGCCCTTCGTCGCCAAGGCGACGGGCCTCCCCATCGCCAAGATCGCGGCACGCGTCATGGCGGGCGAGAAGCTCAAGGCCTTCGACCTCAATACCAGCCTGCGCCACCATGTCGCGGTGAAGGAAGCCGTCTTCCCCTTCGCGCGATTCCCGGGTGTCGACATCATCCTGGGGCCTGAAATGCGCTCGACCGGCGAGGTCATGGGGCTCGATTCCAACTTTGCCCGCGCGTTCCTGAAGGCGCAGCTCGGCGCCGGCCTCAATCTGCCCAAGAGCGGCACGGTCTTCATCTCGGTCAAGGACAAGGACAAGCCCGCGATCGTGAAGGCCACCAAGCGCCTGCTCGATATGGGCTTTGACGTCTGTGCGACCCCCGGGACGGCGGCCTATTTGCGCAACCAGAACCTCAATGTGCGCGCCATCAACAAGGTGCATCAGGGCTCGCCCCATATCGTCGAGGCGATGCAGCGCGGCGAGATCAAGCTGGTCTTTAACACGGTGGCCGGCAACAAGGCGGTCGGCGACAGTTTCAGCTTGCGCCGGGCCGCCCTGATGGGACAGATTCCCTATTATACGACCCTGTCGGGGGCCGTGGCGGCCGTCGACGCCGTGGGGGCGCTGGCTGCCGGAGAGCTTGCAGTCGCGCCGCTGCAATCGTACTTTAAGAGCTGA
- the greA gene encoding transcription elongation factor GreA has product MSKIPMTGDGFTRLEEELKQLKTVERPAVIRAIAEAREHGDLSENAEYTAARERQSFIEGRVIELEDKISRAEIIDVSKLTGKQVKFGATVTLIDEDTEEKAVYQIVGEDEADIKSRRLSISAPLARALINKSVGETVEVTTPGGSKSYEIAKVQFK; this is encoded by the coding sequence ATGTCGAAGATTCCGATGACCGGGGACGGGTTTACCCGCCTCGAAGAAGAACTGAAGCAGTTGAAGACGGTCGAGCGGCCGGCGGTGATCCGTGCCATCGCCGAAGCGCGCGAGCATGGCGACCTCTCGGAAAATGCCGAATATACCGCCGCGCGCGAACGCCAGTCCTTCATCGAAGGCCGCGTCATCGAGCTTGAGGACAAGATCTCGCGCGCCGAGATCATCGACGTCTCGAAACTGACCGGGAAGCAGGTCAAGTTCGGCGCCACGGTGACCCTCATCGACGAGGATACCGAGGAGAAGGCCGTCTATCAGATCGTCGGTGAGGACGAGGCGGATATCAAATCGCGGCGCCTGTCCATCTCGGCGCCACTGGCGCGCGCGCTGATCAACAAATCGGTCGGTGAAACGGTCGAAGTGACGACCCCGGGCGGCTCGAAATCCTACGAGATCGCCAAGGTGCAGTTCAAATAA
- a CDS encoding ribonuclease T2 family protein: MNGRAGQIVRAAVFFCALLMPLAARADAFAEEASYVLALSWQPGFCASDAGADKAQCAGDAAAQLTLHGLWPNADRNGDGRLDADDDYCLGADRARVMAADKRDWAKLPPVKLSADLGRRLAVVMPGVVSRLERHQWVKHGSCSGLGAERYFAAAVTLSETVRASRFAATLQAQAGKESSRRDLLQAFAAEFGKGSERALQLLCRKDAGYATLTEIRLRLTATAVEEPLSRASFDMARVAKGSCPARFSIERD; the protein is encoded by the coding sequence ATGAACGGCCGCGCCGGACAGATCGTCCGCGCGGCCGTTTTCTTTTGTGCGCTGCTGATGCCGCTGGCCGCCCGGGCGGACGCCTTCGCCGAAGAAGCCAGCTATGTGCTGGCGCTGTCCTGGCAGCCAGGCTTTTGTGCCAGCGACGCGGGTGCCGACAAGGCGCAATGCGCCGGGGATGCCGCCGCACAACTCACTCTCCATGGCCTGTGGCCCAATGCCGACCGCAATGGCGACGGCCGGCTCGATGCCGATGACGATTATTGCCTGGGCGCCGACCGGGCGCGGGTGATGGCTGCCGACAAGCGCGACTGGGCAAAACTGCCGCCGGTCAAACTGAGCGCGGATCTTGGCCGACGCTTGGCCGTGGTGATGCCGGGCGTGGTCTCGCGGCTGGAGCGGCATCAATGGGTGAAGCATGGCAGCTGCAGTGGATTGGGCGCGGAGCGCTATTTCGCCGCCGCTGTCACGTTGAGCGAGACGGTCCGCGCCAGCCGCTTTGCCGCGACACTGCAGGCGCAAGCCGGCAAAGAGAGTTCGCGGCGGGATCTGCTGCAGGCCTTCGCGGCTGAATTCGGCAAGGGGTCTGAGCGGGCGCTGCAGCTGCTGTGCCGCAAGGATGCGGGCTACGCCACGCTGACGGAAATCCGCCTGCGGTTGACGGCGACGGCTGTCGAAGAGCCGCTGTCGCGCGCGTCCTTCGATATGGCCCGGGTCGCGAAAGGCAGCTGCCCGGCACGGTTTTCGATTGAGCGGGACTGA
- a CDS encoding isocitrate lyase/PEP mutase family protein, producing the protein MRRTTRFRQLIDQPEILVMPGAHDALSVRLIEMAGFEAFTAGGYAATASLLGAPDIGQLGLAEMADHYARLCDVTPLPVLADADTGYGSPIGVARTIRAYERAGVAALFIEDQVAPKRCGHMEGKRVVPVTEMVAKVKAAVDARVDGDLVIMARTDARAIEGLEAAIERAQIYREAGADLIFVEAPLTADEMARICSEIPAPCMANNVEGGKTPVLSAAQLEDIGYACVAFPVAATYTIAHALRRLYATLRETGDTTSVQSEMLNFSAFHDIVRLPALRETERGAEAFARDLLEKMAERRGD; encoded by the coding sequence ATGCGCCGTACCACCCGTTTTCGCCAATTGATCGACCAGCCGGAGATCCTGGTGATGCCCGGCGCCCATGACGCGTTGTCGGTCCGCCTCATCGAAATGGCCGGGTTCGAGGCGTTCACGGCCGGCGGTTATGCTGCAACCGCGAGCCTCCTCGGCGCACCCGATATCGGGCAGCTGGGTCTCGCTGAAATGGCAGACCATTACGCGCGCCTGTGCGACGTTACCCCCCTGCCCGTCCTGGCCGATGCCGATACCGGTTACGGTTCGCCCATCGGTGTCGCCCGCACCATCCGCGCCTATGAGCGCGCCGGCGTCGCCGCCCTCTTCATCGAGGACCAGGTCGCACCCAAACGCTGCGGCCACATGGAGGGCAAGCGAGTGGTGCCGGTGACCGAGATGGTGGCCAAGGTGAAGGCCGCGGTCGATGCGCGGGTCGATGGCGACCTGGTCATCATGGCGCGCACCGACGCGCGCGCGATCGAGGGGTTGGAGGCCGCCATCGAACGGGCGCAGATCTACCGCGAAGCCGGCGCCGATCTCATCTTCGTCGAAGCGCCGTTGACCGCCGATGAGATGGCGCGCATCTGCAGCGAGATCCCGGCCCCCTGCATGGCCAACAATGTCGAGGGCGGCAAGACGCCAGTGCTCAGCGCGGCTCAGCTTGAGGACATCGGCTATGCCTGTGTCGCCTTCCCGGTGGCGGCGACCTATACCATCGCCCATGCGCTGCGCCGCCTCTATGCGACCTTGCGCGAAACCGGCGACACCACTTCCGTGCAAAGCGAGATGCTGAACTTTTCCGCCTTTCACGACATCGTGCGGCTGCCGGCCTTGCGCGAGACGGAACGCGGCGCCGAGGCCTTTGCGCGCGACCTGCTGGAGAAGATGGCCGAGCGCCGCGGCGATTGA
- a CDS encoding PAS domain-containing protein — protein MRALPAGVAQFADVAQARMPSTQRLFHYWHESRRNGVPLQRGEIDPLALRDILPLLLLGDIEPEPFRVLFRLIGTGVADFSRQDFSGQYLDELVYSARDSIDWSVCYRFVHAAHTGIVGTNALHFADGRITSYEFAIFPLARGDDPAGSFIAIEAYDDFDRLVIPDLRPVQRR, from the coding sequence ATGAGGGCGCTGCCGGCCGGCGTCGCCCAGTTCGCCGACGTGGCACAGGCGCGCATGCCCTCGACGCAACGGCTCTTCCACTATTGGCATGAAAGCCGCCGCAACGGCGTTCCCTTGCAGCGCGGCGAGATCGACCCGTTGGCCCTGCGCGACATCCTGCCCCTGCTGCTGCTGGGCGATATCGAGCCAGAGCCCTTCCGCGTGCTGTTCCGCCTGATCGGCACGGGTGTTGCCGATTTCAGCCGCCAGGATTTCAGCGGGCAATATCTCGATGAACTCGTCTACAGCGCGCGCGACAGCATCGACTGGAGCGTGTGCTATCGCTTCGTGCATGCAGCCCACACCGGAATCGTCGGCACCAACGCTCTCCATTTCGCGGACGGTCGCATCACCAGCTACGAATTCGCCATCTTCCCGCTCGCGCGCGGCGACGATCCGGCCGGCTCCTTCATCGCCATCGAGGCCTATGACGATTTCGACCGCCTGGTCATTCCCGATCTGCGGCCGGTGCAGCGGCGCTGA
- a CDS encoding DUF1499 domain-containing protein has product MSYPLHPPRRKRPILGLLCCFCLIAAGCSADTARIDFSTFARATTPNDALACPTGLCAAKADFVTDAVALSATDLAAKARALLSSEPRTELASQSEEGLHLVFVQRSRLFRFPDTVNIAVLPAGDGQANLAIYSRSNYGHGDLGVNRRRVEAWLQRLGIPYRAAS; this is encoded by the coding sequence ATGTCCTATCCTCTGCATCCGCCGCGCCGGAAGCGCCCCATTCTGGGGCTCCTCTGCTGTTTCTGTCTGATTGCCGCCGGCTGCAGCGCGGATACCGCCCGCATTGATTTTTCGACCTTCGCGCGCGCCACCACGCCCAACGATGCCTTGGCCTGTCCGACCGGGCTCTGTGCCGCCAAGGCGGATTTCGTGACCGACGCCGTTGCCCTGTCGGCGACCGATCTTGCCGCCAAGGCCCGAGCACTTTTGTCGAGCGAACCCCGAACGGAGCTGGCATCGCAGAGCGAGGAGGGCCTGCACCTCGTCTTCGTACAGCGCTCGCGCCTCTTCCGCTTTCCCGACACGGTCAACATCGCCGTCCTGCCCGCGGGCGACGGCCAGGCCAATCTTGCGATCTACAGCCGCTCCAATTACGGCCATGGCGATCTCGGCGTCAATCGGCGGCGGGTTGAGGCCTGGCTGCAGCGCCTTGGCATCCCGTATCGGGCGGCATCATGA
- a CDS encoding HlyD family type I secretion periplasmic adaptor subunit, whose protein sequence is MSVIELGHPGLTYPEPSLRRYVMMGIAVVIMGFGGFLLWGLLSSLDRAAIADGTVVVDSNKKSVQHLEGGIVKELLVRDGDQVKAGDVLLRIDTTQVQAQISQLHMEHYSRLARIARLTAEQEGKREIQFPAELLAAQNDPAVLALMASQRALLNARFSAYDEGVGMRERKIGESQNEIAGLKSQIGATEEMRVITEKQLVSIRELYKKGLTEIPRLRGLESSFAELGGRLGELRSSIARSSETIAGLKIEIENLRSTRATEVNGELQQVLMEGTDYEGRLAALQDVLGRMDVRAPQGGRIVNMQVFGPGAVIEPGKPILDIVPQDDALVVEAKVKTDDIDSVHAGLKAEVKLLAFKQRRVPGIAGEVVTVSADRVVEERSGVAYYIARVKLDLSSLPPGMNVTPYPGMPAEVLIATGPRRAIDYFTSPLTDTWHRAFREE, encoded by the coding sequence ATGAGCGTTATCGAACTCGGCCATCCGGGGCTGACCTATCCGGAACCGTCGCTGCGGCGCTATGTCATGATGGGCATCGCCGTCGTCATCATGGGCTTTGGCGGGTTCCTGCTCTGGGGATTGCTGTCCTCGCTCGACCGCGCGGCCATTGCCGACGGCACGGTCGTCGTCGACAGCAACAAGAAATCGGTCCAGCACCTCGAAGGCGGTATCGTGAAGGAGCTGCTGGTACGTGACGGCGACCAGGTGAAGGCGGGCGATGTCCTGCTGCGGATCGACACGACCCAGGTTCAGGCACAGATCAGCCAGCTCCATATGGAGCATTATTCGCGTCTTGCCCGCATCGCGCGCCTGACCGCAGAGCAGGAAGGCAAGCGCGAAATCCAGTTCCCGGCCGAACTCCTGGCGGCGCAGAACGATCCGGCTGTGCTGGCGCTGATGGCCTCGCAGCGTGCCTTGCTGAACGCGCGGTTCTCCGCCTACGACGAAGGCGTCGGCATGCGCGAGCGGAAGATCGGCGAATCCCAGAACGAAATCGCCGGTCTCAAGAGCCAGATCGGTGCGACCGAGGAAATGCGCGTCATTACCGAAAAGCAGCTGGTCAGCATCCGCGAGCTCTATAAGAAGGGCCTGACCGAAATCCCGCGTTTGCGCGGGCTGGAATCCAGTTTTGCCGAGCTTGGCGGTCGGCTTGGTGAACTGCGCTCGAGCATTGCCCGCAGTTCCGAGACCATTGCCGGCCTCAAGATCGAGATCGAGAATCTGCGCTCGACCCGCGCCACCGAAGTCAATGGCGAGTTGCAGCAGGTGCTCATGGAAGGCACCGATTACGAGGGCCGCCTTGCCGCCCTCCAGGACGTGCTCGGTCGCATGGATGTGCGGGCGCCGCAAGGCGGTCGCATCGTCAACATGCAGGTCTTCGGCCCCGGCGCCGTGATCGAACCCGGCAAGCCCATCCTCGACATCGTCCCCCAGGACGACGCGCTCGTGGTCGAGGCCAAGGTCAAGACGGACGACATCGATTCCGTCCATGCCGGCTTGAAGGCGGAGGTCAAGCTGCTCGCCTTCAAGCAGCGCCGCGTGCCGGGGATCGCGGGCGAAGTCGTCACCGTTTCGGCCGATCGCGTCGTCGAGGAACGCTCGGGCGTTGCCTATTACATCGCCCGTGTGAAGCTCGACTTGAGCTCGCTGCCGCCTGGCATGAACGTCACACCTTATCCCGGCATGCCGGCCGAAGTATTGATCGCGACCGGGCCGCGCCGTGCCATCGACTACTTCACCTCGCCGCTGACCGATACCTGGCACCGCGCTTTCCGCGAGGAATAG
- a CDS encoding type I secretion system permease/ATPase — protein sequence MASAKGKTSLRNNPFEVAIRSLRGGLGYVGFLTFFICICQLIVPLFMVQVYDRVLGSRSLDTLAALIVVAVGGLILLGALEYIRSRVYHILGDRLARRLNSATLEAAVADNLDGHNNHPGQALRDLSDLRQFLTSSSISVPFEAMFVPLFLAVLFMLHWVYGVIAICAATMLVSLSLGMEMIARRPLAEANEASVKSTGQTSAALRNAEVIQAMGMLPAIARRWEQAQYKVLQGLDEGNRRSRAMSALSKTLRYMLQITMMSSGAILVIERMASPGTMVAASIIMGRMLLPFDHLIEGWRQWVFARGAYNRLKDLIGRVEHRPAGMAMVNAEGRLTVDRLGFVPSGSDRAVLRNITFALEPGEVLGVIGPSAAGKSTLARLLVGVWKPTQGAVYLDGQNVINWDRASFGSAVGYLPQSVSLLEGTVRENIAHMSEADPAKVVAAARRADVHETIGTLPHGYDTEIGEQGFSLSGGQRQRIGLARALFGNPAFIVLDEPNANLDQTGEQALMNALMAAKADGTTIVLITHRPSIVAVCDKLLVLRDGGMAQFGPRADVLRSVTASGKAEGALAPTGTVARLVKS from the coding sequence ATGGCATCTGCCAAAGGGAAAACCAGCTTGCGCAACAACCCGTTCGAGGTGGCGATCCGCTCCTTGCGCGGTGGCCTGGGTTATGTGGGTTTTCTGACGTTCTTCATCTGCATTTGTCAGCTGATCGTCCCGTTGTTCATGGTTCAGGTCTATGACCGCGTGTTGGGAAGCCGCAGCCTCGATACGCTGGCGGCCCTCATCGTGGTGGCGGTGGGCGGGCTGATCCTGCTGGGCGCCCTCGAATATATCCGCAGCCGCGTCTATCACATCCTGGGTGACCGCCTGGCGCGCCGCCTCAACTCGGCCACGCTCGAAGCGGCCGTTGCCGACAATCTCGATGGCCACAACAACCATCCGGGCCAGGCCCTGCGCGATCTCAGCGATCTGCGCCAGTTCCTGACCAGCTCATCGATCAGCGTGCCCTTCGAAGCGATGTTCGTGCCGCTGTTCCTCGCCGTTTTGTTCATGTTGCACTGGGTCTATGGCGTCATCGCCATCTGTGCCGCCACCATGCTGGTCAGCCTGTCGCTGGGCATGGAAATGATCGCGCGCCGGCCGCTGGCGGAAGCCAACGAGGCCTCGGTCAAAAGCACCGGCCAGACATCGGCCGCCTTGCGCAATGCCGAGGTCATCCAGGCCATGGGCATGCTGCCGGCCATCGCGCGGCGTTGGGAGCAGGCGCAGTATAAGGTGCTGCAAGGTCTGGACGAGGGCAACCGCCGCTCACGCGCCATGTCGGCGCTCTCCAAGACGCTGCGTTATATGCTGCAAATCACCATGATGTCCTCGGGCGCCATCCTCGTCATCGAGCGCATGGCCTCGCCGGGCACGATGGTCGCGGCCTCGATCATCATGGGGCGCATGCTGCTGCCGTTTGATCATCTGATCGAGGGGTGGCGCCAATGGGTCTTCGCCCGCGGCGCCTATAACCGCCTCAAGGATCTGATCGGCCGCGTCGAGCATCGCCCGGCCGGCATGGCGATGGTGAATGCCGAAGGTCGCCTGACCGTCGATCGCCTGGGTTTCGTTCCGTCCGGGTCGGATCGCGCCGTTCTGCGCAACATCACCTTCGCGCTCGAGCCCGGCGAAGTCCTCGGTGTCATCGGCCCGTCGGCTGCCGGCAAATCGACCCTCGCGCGCCTGCTGGTCGGGGTGTGGAAACCGACACAAGGTGCGGTCTATCTCGACGGGCAGAACGTCATCAATTGGGATCGTGCCTCCTTCGGCTCGGCGGTCGGCTATCTGCCGCAATCGGTCTCGCTGCTGGAAGGCACCGTCCGGGAAAACATCGCGCATATGAGCGAGGCGGATCCGGCCAAGGTCGTTGCTGCGGCGCGGCGCGCCGATGTCCATGAAACGATCGGCACCCTCCCGCACGGCTATGATACCGAGATCGGCGAGCAGGGCTTCTCCTTGAGCGGCGGCCAGCGTCAGCGCATCGGCCTGGCGCGAGCGCTCTTCGGCAATCCGGCCTTCATCGTGCTCGACGAGCCCAACGCCAATCTCGACCAGACCGGCGAGCAGGCGTTGATGAACGCCTTGATGGCGGCCAAGGCCGACGGCACGACCATTGTCCTCATCACCCATCGACCCTCGATCGTTGCCGTCTGCGACAAGCTCCTCGTGCTGCGCGACGGCGGCATGGCGCAATTCGGGCCGCGCGCGGATGTGCTGCGCTCGGTCACGGCATCCGGCAAGGCCGAAGGGGCGTTGGCGCCCACCGGTACTGTCGCCAGGCTGGTGAAATCATGA